TAAGAAAATAACATAAGATTAATTTCTAAATGAGAAGGACCAAAACTTTTTTCTCCTTCTTGATGAGTCAAAGGAGAGGAGCTGTGTAAGGATGACAATGACCGATTGTTTACATCCTAAAGATATTAAAGAGGTTGAACTAGGTGACGGTGCAATCTCAATCAATGAGATGATAGCGGTTGCAAGATATGGTGCAATCGTTACCTTCACACAGGCGTATTGTGAAAGGGTGGATCAATCACGAAGCTTAATAGAAAAGTTTTTAGATGATAATAGATTGATTTACGGTGTGACGACAGGGTTTGGCAGTAATATGACGGAGGTGATTTCTCCAGAAGACGCAGAAACCCTTCAACGGAATATTGTTCGTTCTCATGCTGTTTCGGTTGGGGAACCTCTTGAAAAAGAAGTAGTAAGAGCCATTCAATTGATGATACTTGTAAACTTAGGTCAAGGCTATTCAGGTGTCCGTTTACAAGTATTAAAGCTGATCGCTTCACTGTTAAATCACGATGTACTTCCCTATGTTCCAGGTGATGGGTCAGTGGGATATTTGTCTCCTGAAGCACACATGGCCTTATTGTTGATCGGGGAGGGACGGGCGTGGTACAACGATGAGCTTCTATCGGGAAAGGATGCGCTAGCCAAATCTGGATTAAAGCCTGTAACGCTTGGGTGTAAAGAAGGACTGGCTCTCATAAGCGGAACTCCTTCCGTCACTGCCCTGGCTGCTCTGGCTTTATACAATAGCATGCAAGCAGCGAAAACCGCAGACATTACGGGAGCTATGTCCTTAGAAGTGCTAAAAGGTACAATAAAAGCATTTGATCCCCGTCCCCATGCATTGAAAAAACATGAGGAACAGGCAAAGACAGCCAGAAATGTCACACGGATTCTTGAAGGCAGCCCAATCATTGATACATACAAGGAACATAGATTACAAGATGCGCTTAGTTTACGATGCATTCCACAAGTCCATGGAGCCATCAAAAGAGTTTTGAAAGACGCTGCTGTTTCAATTGAGAATGAAATGAACTCTGTTAGTGACAATCCTTTGATTTTTCCGGAAGAGGAAGATGGGATAGCACTCATGGCTGGAAATTTTGATGGTTCATTTGTTGGGATATACGCAGATACGATTTCCATAGCGCTAGCAAACTTAGCAAAAATAACAGAACGCAGAATAGATCGGCTTGTAAACCATCACCTAAGTGAATTACCTAATTTTTTAGTGGTTAATCCAGGTTTAAATAGTGGCTACATGATTCCACAATATACAGCTGCAGGGCTATTGAATGAAATCAGGGTGCTCTCGCATCCAGCCACGATAGATAATATCCCTACATGCGCAAATCAAGAAGACGTGATAAGTTTTGCTTATTTCGCTTCGAAGAAAGCCTATCAAATCTCAAAGAAACTTGAATATATTTTAGCCATTGAACTGATGACGGCAACGCAAGCAATGGATTTTCATCTACCATTGAAACCGTCACCGGTTACGGAGGGCGTATATCATTTAGTTCGGAGCCAAGTCCCGATGGTGGAAGAAGATCGCTTTTTTCACCCTGACATTGAATCGATTTATAGACAAATTCATGAAGGGGAAATAGTTATGCTAGTTGAAAAGGCGATTGGGGAAATGGAGTTCTAAAAAAAGATGGAAGCTGTTTTACTTTATTTTATAGAGTAAAGGGGCTTCCTTTTTCATTAATGATTATATGAATGATTGCTGTTAAACTAGAATGATTGAATGATTCATCTAAAAAGGAGGGAAGCAAGATGCACTATGATGTAATTGTAATTGGAGCTGGATCTATGGGAATGTCTTCGGGTTATTACCTTTCAAAAAAAGGACAAAAAGTATTATTATTGGATTCCTTTGCTCCTCCTCATAATAAGGGCAGCCATCACGGGGAAACAAGAATTATTAGACATGCTTATGGTGAAGGTAGGGAGTATGTTTCGTTAGCACTTAAAGCCCAAAAGCTATGGGGTGAATTGGAAAGAAATTCGGGGGAACAATTATTTCTTCCAACTGGGGTCCTGAATGCTGGAAGCGAAAATTCCACTTTCATTAAACAAGTGAAAGCGGGGTCAAAGGAATATGGTTTACCAATGGAAATCTTGGATTCACATGAAATTCATGATAGATGGCCTGGTATAACACTGCCAGAAGATTACATTGGGTGCTATGAATCGACTTCGGGCGTGTTGAAAAGTGAAGAGTGCATTAGAGCGTATCAACAACTTGCGAAATCTAATGGTGCCGACATAATTGTAAACAGTGAAGTAAGGAAGATAGTTGTTCATGGCGATGGGGTCACGGTTAAAACGGATGAACAGA
The DNA window shown above is from Peribacillus sp. FSL P2-0133 and carries:
- the hutH gene encoding histidine ammonia-lyase, which codes for MTMTDCLHPKDIKEVELGDGAISINEMIAVARYGAIVTFTQAYCERVDQSRSLIEKFLDDNRLIYGVTTGFGSNMTEVISPEDAETLQRNIVRSHAVSVGEPLEKEVVRAIQLMILVNLGQGYSGVRLQVLKLIASLLNHDVLPYVPGDGSVGYLSPEAHMALLLIGEGRAWYNDELLSGKDALAKSGLKPVTLGCKEGLALISGTPSVTALAALALYNSMQAAKTADITGAMSLEVLKGTIKAFDPRPHALKKHEEQAKTARNVTRILEGSPIIDTYKEHRLQDALSLRCIPQVHGAIKRVLKDAAVSIENEMNSVSDNPLIFPEEEDGIALMAGNFDGSFVGIYADTISIALANLAKITERRIDRLVNHHLSELPNFLVVNPGLNSGYMIPQYTAAGLLNEIRVLSHPATIDNIPTCANQEDVISFAYFASKKAYQISKKLEYILAIELMTATQAMDFHLPLKPSPVTEGVYHLVRSQVPMVEEDRFFHPDIESIYRQIHEGEIVMLVEKAIGEMEF
- the solA gene encoding N-methyl-L-tryptophan oxidase; this encodes MHYDVIVIGAGSMGMSSGYYLSKKGQKVLLLDSFAPPHNKGSHHGETRIIRHAYGEGREYVSLALKAQKLWGELERNSGEQLFLPTGVLNAGSENSTFIKQVKAGSKEYGLPMEILDSHEIHDRWPGITLPEDYIGCYESTSGVLKSEECIRAYQQLAKSNGADIIVNSEVRKIVVHGDGVTVKTDEQTFHSESLVVAVGAWAPKILAMLDLNLPLEPIRKTFAWFHANEKLYNHNDFPAFSFDTSIGTYYGFPSINGSGLKIGRHDGGNRINPDGCIEGFGELGDDEGDLVKFLRKYMPADQQMKYGKTCIYTMTPDEHFIVDKHPYYPHIAIAAGFSGHGFKFSSVMGEILSDLIISGTSKEDISLFSINRFN